TCTGGGGCTACGTGAAGGCGTTGTTCGGCGCCAGTCCAGCGCCCGATGTCGGACTGAACCTGAGCAAAGACCCGGGCAACCGTACGCCATCGCTGGCGCCCCAGCCAATGTCGTTCGCGTCAGCCACCGGCTGGTATCAGGCTGAAGGCATTCCCATTGTGCCGACGGATGACCAGGGCAAGAAAAATTTCTACCCCATGGTGAAGGTGGTGGCCAAGGATGCTTCGGGCAACGTGCTGGCAACGGCGAAAACCGTGCTGCCGGTCAGCGACGAAATGACCTGCAAGGCTTGTCATGCGTCGAATACGTCAGCCGATGCGCGGCCAACCAATGGCTGGTTGAACGACATCGACCCGGAAAAGGACTGGAAGAAAAACATCCTGCGGTTGCATGACGACCAAAAACTGGGCACGCCCGCCTACAAACTTGCGTTGGCGGCAGTCGGCTACAGCAGCACGGGACTTCACGCGACCGTGCAGGCAGGCCAGCCGGTATTGTGCGCGGCATGTCACTCGTCAAATGCGCTGTTGACGACCGGCCAGCCAAACGTTCGCGCGCTCACGCATGCCTTGCACACCAAACATGCCACGGTGAAAGATCCGTCCGGAAATATCCTGGGCGCGGTGACCAACCGCACATCCTGCTACATGTGTCACCCTGGTTCCGAAACCCAATGCCTGCGCGGCGCAATGAGCAGTCAGAGCCAGAGCTGCCAGAACTGTCACGGCAATATGGCGGACGTCGGCAACACCGCGCGTACCGGCTGGCTGGAGCAGCCAAATTGCCAGGCCTGCCACCACGATGGTCAACGCGAAATCGTCGGTGTCACCGCCAATGGCAAACCCAAAGTCTGGGCCGACACACGGTTCGCAACCAATCCCAATACGCCGGCGACTGGCTTCAGCCTGTATCGATTCAGCAAGGGGCATCGCGGCTTGCAATGCGAAGCCTGTCACGGGGCAACCCACGCTGAATACCCGAGCACGCATGCGCAGGACAACGCACTCAGCATCGGCTTGCAGGGCCACGCCGGAACCGTCGCTGAATGCACCGCCTGCCATCAGACAATGCCGACGACGGTCAGCGGCGGCCCGCATGGCATGCACACGACGGGCGATGCCTGGGTGAAATCCCATGAAAACGCCAGCAAGACCGGTTGCACGGCCTGTCACGGCGCGGACTATCGTGGCTCGCCGTTAAGTGAAATCAAGGTGGCGAAGACGATCAACAAAAAGAACTTCGCGGCCGGGCATCAAATGAGTTGCTACGACTGCCATAACGGACCAAATCCGTAGTAAGAGATCCCCAGCTCGTGGCACGCATCCCGCCGACTTCGGTCGGCGGGATTTTTTTTGTCTTGGTTTTGCGTGATAAATCTATGGCGAAATGAACGTCGCGCGCCAGTGAAACGGTGTTGAGCCAGGCGTCGCATGAGGCGTAATCTCAACTGAAATAGTGTCTCCCGCGACGACCGTCACATTGTGTGTCTGGTTGAAATCAGAACATCGGCCCGCGACGTTGCCGCCGCCTGAGCCGATGACGGTACAGATCATCAATGTCTGCAGACCGTTTTTCAAAAGTCTCAAATCGTAACTCTGGCCAATACCTGGATTCCGGTCCGCAAACGCGTGAAAGTTCTTGATCGTTCCGCCGATTGGCAGCACGTAACTCGCGTCAGTCTCCACAATGCTGGATTCAGTAAAAAGCCCCATGTACGATACGCTTGCATTAGACGGTGTAACAGTCCCCGTGCCCCCACCGATGACCTGACCTTGTGGCCCAAACCGCGCACCGGTCGCACCGGTGGCGCCTGTTGGTCCGGCGGGCCCAGTCAATCCAATTGGGCCGTTTGGGCCGGGGACGGTGGACGCAGCGCCCGTCGCGCCGGTTGCACCCGTCAGGCCAGTGGGACCGGCGGGACCGGTAGCGCCCGTCAGACCCGTTGCCCCCGTAGGACCCGTCGCCCCTGTTGGACCTATGGGGCCGGTTGCACCTGTCGCACCGGTCAGGCCTGTTGGTCCGGTCGGTCCCGGCACCGTAGAGGCCGCGCCGGTTGCCCCAGTCGCACCGGTCAACCCGATCGGGCCGGTCGCGCCCGCGGGACCTTGCGGACCGGTTGGTCCGGCAGGACCTTGCGGCCCAGGCACCGTGCCAATCACCTGCGCGACCGGAATCGTCGCGGAAGTGATGGAACCCGTGATCTGCGACCCACTGATCGTGGCACCTGCAGACACGCCATCCGCGCTCACCGCGTGCAAGGCATACGGACTCGACGACAACACGCTTCGCGGCGAAAGTGTCTCGGCCCCTGCGGAGATCTCAAGGAAATAGGGAACATTGAAGGCGAGGCTGCCGAGCGGCGCGGCACTCACCAGCGCGCCTGTCCCCAGCGCCACATTGAACAAACCATTGGTCACCGTCACGTTCTGCGATTCGGTCCAGAGCGGCGTGCCATCCGTGAGCGTGGCGAATAGCGAGAAAGTCATCGTCACGGCAGGCGGACTCGTCACGGGTGTACCCGTTGCGTTGGTCAGAAATCCCTGGTAATTGATGGTCTTGGGCACTTGAGCGTGGGCAGTTCCCCACGACAATGTCACCGCGAGCAACAGAACAATCGCTCTCGTTGAAATTCCCTGTTCGTCGGTTTGGATTTGAGAATGTCCGGCCAGATCGCTGCCTGCCGGGCGACTTCAGTCCAGAAAGATGTACGAGAGCCCAAACCGGACGGATTCAACCCGGACCGTCAATATCACGTGGATCGGCGTGAAGAAGTCTCCGCAGAATTCGCCACGGATATCAGTGAGCCTGGGAATTTTTCCCGGACCCCGCGTGGGCTTGCCTATTTGCCGGCGTCTTCCACACCCGTCGCCCGCTGCCACGAATTTTCATTGCGAAAAACTTCGTAACGCACAGTCTGAGCAAATTCTTCCCGTGTAAGTATGCCGCTCGCCCCACGCTCAATTCCGGCGACGATCTTGTAGACCACCCTGTCCTTGCCCGGCGCGGCATCGACGGATTCTTCGACCACCTCGTATATCGCCCAGCGGTCGTTGTACTTGCCATTGCTATAAAAGTGTCCGCGTGCGATCAGGTCTGGAGAAAGCTGCGGTCCATGGTGATGAAGGCGCGCGAGGCGATAAATTCTCGACAGGTCTTCTTCCGTGACGTCGACATAGAGATTCATCGTCCGCAACGCGTATTCCAGATCCTCGTGGGAAATCTCCACGGGCGCCGCACGGGCGCTGCCAATCAACATGTTCGCGGACGTCGCGTCACGCCGTCCAAGTTTGGCCGGATAACGGCGCCACGGAAAGAGATAATTGAACGCGATAGCGGCCGCCAGCAGGATGACTGTATTCAATAGTACCGGGGTCAGGACGTAATAATAGCCAAGCGTGTGTATTGCCGGACCACCAACCACGGCCGCGAGCGCGGTACCGCCGCCTGGCGGATGGATACACCGCAGATAGTGCATGGCACCAATAGCCAATGCCACCGCCAGTGCACCTGGAATGAGCGTGCCGGGCAACCACATTGCGACCGTGACGCCAATGAGGGCTGAAACAGTGTGACCGCCGATCAACTGCCACGGCTGTGACAGGGGCCCGTGGGGCACGCTGAACACCAGCACCGTTGATGCCCCCATTGATGCAACAAGAAGCGCCGCGCCTTCCGTCCCGACGAAATAGGCGCTGATCACGATGATCATATAGACGCAAACAAATCCGCCCGCCACGGATACGAGCTTTTCCACATGGCTCGTGGTATTGCTCTCGAAACCGATGAAAGCCAGGAACTGGTTCTGTACGTAATTCAGCATGTCATTGTCTTCCTCATCACCACGAAAGGTGAAAGTCGAATTGTCTCTTGCGGGCAACGATCGTCAATTCGGTGGCGATCATGTTGCTATCCATTTGTATCCTCCCGAGGAAACGCCCGGTCAGGGCGCAAAGTTTGCGAGTGGCACGGCGGCCACGGTGCGCCGCCAGCGCAGCAGGCCGATCGCGTACGCGGCAAAATAACCGAGCATCGTGCCGAGGATAACGAGCGTCAGCGGGCTGCGGCCGAAAGCCTGCATCGATTGCCCCATCTCCGGTCCCGACAACGCAGACAACGTATAAAAACGATAACCCACACGCGCGACCAGCAACAGCGAAAGCCCGATGCCGATATGCGCATTCGGCGTATAGAAAAAGCCTTCCCCGGATTTTTCAAACCGCGTGAGACGCAGGCCCCACACCGCGAGTCCAATTCCGGCTATCGTGCCCGCGACAAGCGCCGCAAGCCCCTGTGGTGCCTTCAGCGTTACGGACGCGAGCAAGGCCAACAGCAGCGGCAGAAAAATGGCCGCGAACCAGTGGCGCCAAAGGCGCGATCGCTGCCTGCCGATCAGCCGGCGCATACGCGAATACAGGCGCCATATCACCAGCAACGCAACGGCAATCATGATGAGCGTGGATTGGGTCATGCTTTTCCTTCCTTGTTGATCGCGGCGCCCCGAAGACGGCGCGCACAATGACGCACGCAACGTCGGCAAGATTAAGCAGTTGCCGCGGAATGCACAAGCGGCACGCGATAAAGACACGTCTTCCCGGCGCGAGTCACCATGTGTTTTTGGATCACGCATGTTTTCACATGTAGTGAAACAGATGGTCGAGGATGGCTGACCATCGCATTTGCCGCAAAATGTGATCGCGCAAGAACAGCCACCACCTTGCCCGCACGCCCGGCTTAAGGTAGCGTTGTGCAAGCGTGGCAATTTGTTCAAAACGACAACCGGAGCGACAAAATGCTTTTTTCACTGAAGACAAGATTGTTTGTCATGGCTGCCATGCTGATACTGGGCGGCTGTGCCACCACTTACGGAAATAACCCCGCCGAGAGGCGCCAGGTGGTGCAGAACATGAAGGCCGAGGTACTGGCGGAGCTTTATAAAGCGCATCCATCCGCAAAGGCCGAGATCGCCGCGGCGACCGGGTACGCGGCATTCAGCAACGCGAATGTCAATGTGATTTTCGCCAGCTTCAGCGGGGGCTACGGCGTCGTCACCGACAACAAGTCCGGCAAGAACACCTACATGAAAATGGGTGAGGTCGGCGTCGGATTGGGCATGGGCGTCAAGGATTTCCGCGCGGTCTTTGTGTTCCACGACAAGTACAGCCTGGATCGATTCGTCAACAGCGGCTGGGCGTTCGGCGGCCATGCGGACGCCGCCGCCAAAGCCGGAGACAAAGGTGCTGCCGTCGGTGGCGAAGCGCTGATCGACGGCATCACCATCTACCAGTTCACGCAAAGCGGCCTCGCGCTGCAGGTGACGGTGAAGGGAACGAAGTACTGGAAGGATGATGAGCTGAATTGACGTTGGCGGATGAGCATGCGGGCGTGTTGAAGGCCGCAAATGAAATGACAAACTCAAGCACTGGCGATGCTTCCCGTGGATTTTATCGCTGCGATGCCCGTGGATGCTGGGGTTTGGCCAATTTTCCCTGGGATACGTGAACCTCGCTCCTCTTCTTGCGATCGATCGGCCACACAAGCCGCTAGCGCGTAAAAATCAGTGCCATCCCGACAATCACAATCACCGCCCCACCCCACGCGCCTGCGGCCGGTCTTTGCCCGGTGCGCATCCAGATCAACGGCAGAATGATGACGGGCGACGTGGCGGATAGCGTGGAGACGATACCGACGTTGCCACCGGAAAGTGCAAACAGCAGCAAGGTCATGCCGATGGCGAGTGCGAGAAAACCACTGAGCGCGGTGACGGCGAAGACGCGGAGGGTCAGTGGGT
Above is a window of Betaproteobacteria bacterium DNA encoding:
- a CDS encoding Ig-like domain-containing protein, with amino-acid sequence MRVGETATIAVTSSSGSISATSGDSSLLTVSYSRNVVTLKALKAGSTSVKIRLRSDGHTTSRSVPVTISSANTASLTVSPTSLSLTAGNTASIAVSNASGTVTAMSSAPSIATVTYANGVASVAGLKAGSATITVTDSRTSKTVAVTVAAASVSLSVSPSFVAVSVGNTGTATVSNASGTVTATSSDLSVATVSISGNTVSIKGIKVGTAAITVKDSKTSALVQVSVASGPVPTLGGYALLAWNDLGMHCVDGKDYSVFSILPPYNNLHAQLVNKVTGKQVTSGVTLTYEAMADDTVPSTDPLFGSINTTSVTKTNFWGYVKALFGASPAPDVGLNLSKDPGNRTPSLAPQPMSFASATGWYQAEGIPIVPTDDQGKKNFYPMVKVVAKDASGNVLATAKTVLPVSDEMTCKACHASNTSADARPTNGWLNDIDPEKDWKKNILRLHDDQKLGTPAYKLALAAVGYSSTGLHATVQAGQPVLCAACHSSNALLTTGQPNVRALTHALHTKHATVKDPSGNILGAVTNRTSCYMCHPGSETQCLRGAMSSQSQSCQNCHGNMADVGNTARTGWLEQPNCQACHHDGQREIVGVTANGKPKVWADTRFATNPNTPATGFSLYRFSKGHRGLQCEACHGATHAEYPSTHAQDNALSIGLQGHAGTVAECTACHQTMPTTVSGGPHGMHTTGDAWVKSHENASKTGCTACHGADYRGSPLSEIKVAKTINKKNFAAGHQMSCYDCHNGPNP
- a CDS encoding collagen-like protein, coding for MTFSLFATLTDGTPLWTESQNVTVTNGLFNVALGTGALVSAAPLGSLAFNVPYFLEISAGAETLSPRSVLSSSPYALHAVSADGVSAGATISGSQITGSITSATIPVAQVIGTVPGPQGPAGPTGPQGPAGATGPIGLTGATGATGAASTVPGPTGPTGLTGATGATGPIGPTGATGPTGATGLTGATGPAGPTGLTGATGATGAASTVPGPNGPIGLTGPAGPTGATGATGARFGPQGQVIGGGTGTVTPSNASVSYMGLFTESSIVETDASYVLPIGGTIKNFHAFADRNPGIGQSYDLRLLKNGLQTLMICTVIGSGGGNVAGRCSDFNQTHNVTVVAGDTISVEITPHATPGSTPFHWRATFISP
- a CDS encoding HPP family protein gives rise to the protein MLNYVQNQFLAFIGFESNTTSHVEKLVSVAGGFVCVYMIIVISAYFVGTEGAALLVASMGASTVLVFSVPHGPLSQPWQLIGGHTVSALIGVTVAMWLPGTLIPGALAVALAIGAMHYLRCIHPPGGGTALAAVVGGPAIHTLGYYYVLTPVLLNTVILLAAAIAFNYLFPWRRYPAKLGRRDATSANMLIGSARAAPVEISHEDLEYALRTMNLYVDVTEEDLSRIYRLARLHHHGPQLSPDLIARGHFYSNGKYNDRWAIYEVVEESVDAAPGKDRVVYKIVAGIERGASGILTREEFAQTVRYEVFRNENSWQRATGVEDAGK